The DNA region AACCCCCGCCACGTGGTGGCGGGGGTTCCTGTCGGACTGCTTAGTGCTTTTCCTCGACCTGCGGGGCCTGGAGGCTGCCCTCGAGGTCCGGGCCGTGGTGGGCGGCGTGCGCTGCCTCGAGCTCGGCCTTGGAGACCGGCTCGATGCGGTCTTCGAAGAAGAAGCGGGAGACGCTCGCACGGGCCTTCTGGACCACGGTGATCTGCCCCTTGGCGTTCGGGCGGATCATGAGCGGCTTGTACTCGTTGAACTGCAGCAGCTTCCAGCGCTCGTACTCGTCGAGCTGCTCGTGCACCTCGATGTACTCACCGTGGGGGAGTCGGACGATGCGACCGGACTCGTAGCCGTGCAGGACGATCTCGCGGTCCTTCTTCTGGAGTGCGAGGCACACGCGCTTCGTGATCCAGAAGGCGACGAACGGGCCGAGGACCGTCGTTGCCTGGATCACGTGGATTACGTGTTCGATCGACACCAGGAAGTGGGTCGCGATGATGTCCGACGACGCCGCAGCCCAGAGGCTGGCGTAGAGCGTGATGCCTGCGGCACCGATCGCCGTGCGGGTCGGGGCGTTGCGCGGGCGGTCCAGGATGTGGTGCTCGCGCTTGTCGCCGGTGATCCACGACTCGAGGAACGGGTACAGCAGGATCGCGAGGATGAGGAGCACCAGGACCGCGATGGGCGCCAGGATGTTGAACGACACCGTGTAGCCGAACCACACGACCTCCCAGTGCGGCGGCACCAGACGCAGTGCGCCGTCGGCGAAGCCGATGTACCAGTCGGGCTGGGTACCGGCGGAGACCGGCGAGGGGTCGTACGGACCGTAGTTCCAGATCGGGTTGATCGTGAACATCGACGCGATGAGGGCGATGATGCCCGCGACGATGAAGAAGAACCCGCCGGCCTTGGCGGCGAACGCCGGGAGGATCGGGACACCGACGACGTTGTCGTTGGTCTTGCCCGGGCCGGCGAACTGGGTGTGCTTGTTGATCACGACGAGCACGAGGTGGACACCGAGCACCGCGACGAGGATCGCCGGCAGCAGCAGGATGTGCAGCGTGTAGAGGCGGCCGACGATGTCGGTGCCCGGGAACTCGCCACCGAAGAGCAGGTAGGCGATCCAGACGCCGATCACCGGAACACCCTCGATCATGCCGACGATGATCCGCAGACCGTTTCCGGAGAGCAGGTCGTCGGGGAGCGAGTAGCCGGTGAAGCCCTCACCCATGGCGAGGACCCAGAGCAGGAAGCCGAAGACCCAGTTGAGCTCACGCGGCTTGCGGAAGGCGCCGGTGAAGAACACGCGGGCCATGTGCAGCATGATCGACGCCACGAACAGCAGGGCTGCCCAGTGGTGGACCTGGCGGACGAAGAGTCCACCGCGGATGTCGAACGAGATGTCCAGCGTGGACTGGAGCGCCGTCGACATCTCGACGCCCTTGAGCGGGACGTACGAGCCGTTGTAGACGACCTCGGCCATGGAGGCCTGGAAGAAGAACGTCAGGAACGTGCCGGAGAGCAGGACGACGACGAAGCTGTACAGCGCCACCTCGCCGAGCATGAAGCTCCAGTGGTCCGGGAAGATCTTCCGGCCGACTTCCTTGACGAGCCCCGAGATGCTGGTGCGCTCGTCGATGTAGTTGGCGACCC from Curtobacterium sp. MCJR17_020 includes:
- a CDS encoding ubiquinol-cytochrome c reductase cytochrome b subunit; the protein is MTSTPTTTAPSSTANKPAPERGSRIIGGVANYIDERTSISGLVKEVGRKIFPDHWSFMLGEVALYSFVVVLLSGTFLTFFFQASMAEVVYNGSYVPLKGVEMSTALQSTLDISFDIRGGLFVRQVHHWAALLFVASIMLHMARVFFTGAFRKPRELNWVFGFLLWVLAMGEGFTGYSLPDDLLSGNGLRIIVGMIEGVPVIGVWIAYLLFGGEFPGTDIVGRLYTLHILLLPAILVAVLGVHLVLVVINKHTQFAGPGKTNDNVVGVPILPAFAAKAGGFFFIVAGIIALIASMFTINPIWNYGPYDPSPVSAGTQPDWYIGFADGALRLVPPHWEVVWFGYTVSFNILAPIAVLVLLILAILLYPFLESWITGDKREHHILDRPRNAPTRTAIGAAGITLYASLWAAASSDIIATHFLVSIEHVIHVIQATTVLGPFVAFWITKRVCLALQKKDREIVLHGYESGRIVRLPHGEYIEVHEQLDEYERWKLLQFNEYKPLMIRPNAKGQITVVQKARASVSRFFFEDRIEPVSKAELEAAHAAHHGPDLEGSLQAPQVEEKH